The Cuculus canorus isolate bCucCan1 chromosome 5, bCucCan1.pri, whole genome shotgun sequence genome window below encodes:
- the KCNJ11 gene encoding ATP-sensitive inward rectifier potassium channel 11, protein MLSRKGIIPEEYVLTRLAEDVPDHARYRARERRARFVGKNGACNVAHKNIREQGRFLQDVFTTLVDLKWPHTLLIFTMSFLCSWLLFGMVWWLIAFAHGDLDHSTRLQRDPGEAAPGAFVPCVTSIHSFTSAFLFSIEVQVTIGFGGRMVTEECAAAILVLIVQNIVGLVINAIMLGCIFMKTSQAHRRAETLIFSKHAVIALREGKLCFMLRVGDLRKSMIISATIRMQVVKKTASLEGEVVPLNQIDIQMENPVGGNSIFLVSPLIIYHVIDKNSPLYDISPVNLHHHEDLEIIVILEGVVETTGITTQARTSYLADEILWGQRFVPIVAEEDGRYSVDYSKFGNTVKVPTPSCTARQLEEDKSIMDTMPLSPKGTIRKRSVKLKPKFTISDEPS, encoded by the coding sequence ATGCTGTCAAGGAAAGGGATCATCCCCGAGGAGTACGTGCTGACCCGGCTGGCAGAGGATGTGCCGGATCACGCCCGGTACCGGGCACGGGAGAGGCGGGCGCGTTTCGTGGGGAAAAACGGTGCCTGCAACGTGGCTCATAAAAACATCCGGGAGCAAGGACGGTTCCTCCAGGACGTATTCACCACCTTGGTGGACCTCAAGTGGCCGCACACCTTGCTTATCTTCaccatgtccttcctctgcagctggcTGCTCTTCGGCATGGTTTGGTGGCTCATCGCCTTCGCCCATGGAGACCTGGACCACAGCACACGGCTGCAGCGCGACCCCGGCGAGGCCGCCCCAGGTGCCTTCGTGCCCTGCGTGACCAGCATCCACTCCTTCACCTCcgccttcctcttctccatcgAGGTACAGGTGACCATCGGCTTCGGGGGACGCATGGTGACAGAGGAGTGCGCGGCCGCCATCCTGGTGCTGATCGTGCAGAACATTGTGGGGCTGGTGATCAACGCCATCATGCTGGGCTGCATCTTCATGAAGACCTCACAGGCCCACCGTCGAGCGGAGACCCTCATCTTCAGCAAGCACGCAGTCATCGCCTTGCGGGAGGGCAAGCTCTGCTTCATGCTGCGAGTGGGTGACCTCCGGAAGAGCATGATCATCAGCGCCACCATACGTATGCAGGTGGTGAAGAAGACCGCCAGCCTGGAGGGAGAGGTGGTGCCCCTCAACCAGATCGACATCCAGATGGAGAACCCTGTGGGGGGCAACAGCATCTTCCTCGTCTCCCCACTCATCATCTACCACGTGATAGACAAGAACAGTCCCCTCTATGATATCTCCCCTGTGAACCTTCACCACCACGAGGACCTGGAGATCATCGTCATCTTGGAAGGGGTGGTGGAGACCACCGGCATCACTACTCAAGCCAGAACATCCTACCTGGCAGATGAAATCCTTTGGGGCCAAAGGTTTGTGCCTATCGTGGCAGAGGAAGATGGACGATACTCTGTGGACTACTCTAAATTTGGCAACACAGTGAAAGTGCCCACCCCTTCCTGCACTGCtaggcagctggaggaggacaaGAGCATCATGGACACCATGCCATTGTCCCCTAAAGGCACAATAAGGAAGAGGTCTGTGAAGCTAAAGCCCAAGTTTACCATAAGTGATGAGCCTTCCTGA